The Salvia miltiorrhiza cultivar Shanhuang (shh) chromosome 2, IMPLAD_Smil_shh, whole genome shotgun sequence DNA window CAGGAGACTTTGAAGAACAACTTGATGGATTCATTGGCTGATCAACGTTACAAAGAGTTGGAGTACTTCTGCAGACCCCACGAAAGGGATGTACTCACAGTGAGCTCGTTGACAAAGGTCGCGGACATGTTGAGCATCTCAGCTCAGCAGAGGAAGGTAGTGAGGAAGAACATCGGCCCACAGGTGACACAGCACAAGATATGGACGGGTGCACTCTTTCAGATACTCAACGGATTGAAATCCGAGGTTGAGCTTCTCAATCAACGAGGATCGAGCAAGGAGATAAGGCTGTCTCAGCAGATTCTTGCTGGCTGCCTCAAGATTCTTGAATCAACAATGTCTTATGATGTTGAATCCAGCTCCTGGATGCGCCTCCCACCCACAAAAGGGGTGGATGCAACGCATTCCCCCAAATGGGGAGATGCTCTCGAGATGTGCATTGATCTTGTCAGCTGCTTGAGTGATGAAAGTGAGCTAACTTTCCATGTCTCAAAGCTTGAACTGATGAAAGAAGGGCTTTTTCAGATACGGGACATCTTGATTGACAAGAGCATCGGGTACAAGGAGAATCGTTACCAAGAGCACTTGGTGCAGAAGAGGTTGACAAAGACATTAGGCCACTCTTCCAAATGCCTGTTCACACTCTTGATGTACTATCTGTATGGCACCATTGTGGATGTGGAGCTGGAGGTTCGTGGAGGGGT harbors:
- the LOC131009873 gene encoding uncharacterized protein LOC131009873, which encodes MRLNHHSREEKEGIAPREWYEAAFSKMKKWSQSLKDLDLIGGRLVNINDHSRIFDEKLEKKMHTFKSIARELILLPSMQETLKNNLMDSLADQRYKELEYFCRPHERDVLTVSSLTKVADMLSISAQQRKVVRKNIGPQVTQHKIWTGALFQILNGLKSEVELLNQRGSSKEIRLSQQILAGCLKILESTMSYDVESSSWMRLPPTKGVDATHSPKWGDALEMCIDLVSCLSDESELTFHVSKLELMKEGLFQIRDILIDKSIGYKENRYQEHLVQKRLTKTLGHSSKCLFTLLMYYLYGTIVDVELEVRGGVHVVGIGQKVCLYAGKILTADEEEVVRSGVKQLDTAMGLFKFVWESAGVKGDLEVQGHLWCVGAQNRSFMLEPVSKN